One Novosphingobium sp. EMRT-2 DNA segment encodes these proteins:
- a CDS encoding chloride channel protein, with product MASSGKYLVRSAAIRFRRRLRESEAAFIVLALLAGLAAGILTNAQQFLAHGIQHFFYGVTINRLSALGSIHHPWRLLALPTGGLVLVFMARWLHRRRRTLIDVVEANALHGGRLPLSDSLIIAGQTIVSNGAGASVGLEAAYAQMGGGVASALGQWFKLRRADLRTLTGAGAGAAVGAAFGAPLTGAFYAFEIVIGAYTPAAIAPVVTAALSAVFITRLLGVEPYLIATTANRVLHTPDYLVYAALGLVCAFIGIVVMRLVTAMELVVQSWTRIGAWRPVIGGCLLMPIAWLSPQALSAGHGALHLNLLLHPPIMFLLTVLALKIAASVISLSFGFRGGLFFASLFLGSLVGQIFAGVGNMLFPGLAIDSNDAALVGMAAFSVSVVGGPMTLAMLMLETTHDFALMGVVLTASLISSAVTREAFGYSFSTWRLHVRGSIVRSPRDISWVVDLHAGRIMRKDWVSIADDSTIAAFRAAIPLGSVSKAVLVDREGRYRGIVPTALAYRSDLAMDGLVSSVATLVDTALHPETGIQEMLALFDRLAVDEMVVIDAGQHVVGVVTERHARRRYFEKLESAQRDIFGET from the coding sequence GTGGCTTCGTCTGGCAAATATCTCGTGCGGTCCGCCGCCATCCGGTTCCGCCGCCGCCTGCGCGAAAGCGAGGCGGCCTTTATCGTGCTCGCGCTGCTGGCCGGGCTTGCGGCCGGCATCCTCACCAATGCGCAGCAGTTCCTGGCGCATGGCATCCAGCACTTCTTCTATGGCGTCACGATCAACCGCCTGAGCGCGCTGGGATCGATCCATCACCCCTGGCGCCTGCTGGCCCTGCCGACCGGCGGGCTGGTGCTGGTGTTCATGGCGCGATGGCTCCATCGCCGCCGCCGGACGCTGATCGACGTGGTCGAGGCGAATGCGCTGCACGGTGGGCGGTTGCCACTGTCCGACAGCCTGATCATCGCCGGGCAGACGATCGTATCGAACGGCGCGGGCGCTTCGGTCGGGCTCGAAGCCGCTTATGCCCAGATGGGCGGGGGCGTCGCCTCCGCGCTGGGGCAATGGTTCAAGCTGCGCCGCGCGGATCTGCGCACGCTGACCGGGGCAGGGGCCGGCGCAGCCGTCGGCGCGGCTTTCGGCGCGCCATTGACCGGCGCCTTCTATGCCTTCGAGATCGTGATCGGAGCCTACACCCCGGCCGCGATCGCGCCGGTGGTCACGGCCGCGTTGTCGGCGGTCTTCATCACGCGCCTGCTTGGCGTTGAGCCTTATCTGATCGCGACGACGGCGAACCGGGTGCTGCACACGCCCGATTACCTTGTCTATGCGGCGCTCGGGCTGGTCTGTGCGTTCATCGGCATCGTGGTCATGCGCTTGGTGACGGCGATGGAGCTGGTGGTCCAATCCTGGACGCGCATCGGCGCGTGGCGGCCGGTGATCGGCGGCTGCCTGCTCATGCCGATCGCCTGGCTGTCGCCGCAGGCGCTGTCGGCCGGACATGGCGCGCTGCATCTCAACCTTCTGCTGCATCCGCCGATCATGTTTCTGCTGACGGTGCTGGCCCTCAAGATAGCGGCGTCTGTGATCTCGCTCAGCTTCGGTTTCCGCGGGGGGCTTTTCTTCGCCTCGCTGTTCCTCGGTTCACTGGTCGGACAGATTTTTGCCGGTGTGGGCAACATGCTGTTTCCCGGCTTGGCGATCGATTCCAACGATGCGGCGCTGGTGGGCATGGCCGCATTCAGCGTGTCCGTGGTGGGTGGTCCGATGACGCTGGCCATGTTGATGCTGGAGACCACGCACGATTTCGCGCTGATGGGCGTGGTGCTGACCGCATCGCTTATTTCGAGCGCCGTCACACGCGAAGCCTTCGGTTATTCCTTCTCCACCTGGCGTCTTCACGTGCGCGGATCGATCGTGCGCAGCCCGCGCGACATCAGCTGGGTCGTGGACCTTCACGCCGGCCGAATCATGCGCAAGGACTGGGTCAGCATCGCGGACGACAGCACCATTGCCGCGTTTCGCGCGGCGATCCCGTTGGGGTCGGTGAGTAAGGCCGTGCTTGTCGATCGCGAAGGGCGCTATCGCGGGATCGTTCCCACGGCGCTGGCCTATCGGTCCGATCTTGCCATGGATGGCCTGGTCAGTTCGGTAGCCACGCTGGTCGATACCGCGCTGCATCCCGAGACCGGCATCCAGGAGATGCTGGCCCTGTTCGATCGGCTGGCCGTGGACGAAATGGTGGTGATCGATGCCGGACAGCACGTCGTCGGCGTGGTCACCGAACGCCATGCCCGCCGGCGCTATTTCGAGAAACTCGAAAGCGCGCAGCGGGACATTTTCGGCGAAACCTGA
- a CDS encoding flagellin yields the protein MTVINTNISALRAANASNSASQMLGTAMQRLSTGTRINSAKDDAAGLAIATSMTSQITGMNQGIRNANDGISLAQTAEGALGEVTNMLQRIRELATQSASGTYQDTTDRTYMQTEVDQLTSQIDQVITNTKFNGVALFDGTTTTVTIQAGANATDTVDLEMSDLTTLAASGGAAGSYDVSTATAANGLLTSLNTELEDISKARSTLGAGQNRLQSAVNNLTSNVTNLSDARSRIQDTDYSAETTALAKAQILSQASTAMIAQANQSQQNVLSLLR from the coding sequence ATGACCGTTATCAACACCAACATCAGCGCACTGCGCGCGGCGAACGCTTCGAACTCGGCCAGCCAGATGCTGGGCACTGCCATGCAGCGCCTGTCCACCGGCACCCGCATCAACAGCGCGAAGGACGACGCCGCCGGCCTCGCCATCGCCACCTCGATGACCTCGCAGATCACTGGCATGAACCAGGGCATCCGCAACGCCAACGACGGCATCTCGCTGGCGCAGACCGCTGAAGGCGCGCTGGGCGAAGTGACCAACATGCTGCAGCGTATCCGCGAACTGGCCACCCAGTCGGCCTCGGGCACCTATCAGGACACCACCGACCGCACCTACATGCAGACGGAAGTCGACCAGCTGACCTCGCAGATCGACCAGGTCATCACCAACACCAAGTTCAACGGTGTTGCGCTGTTCGACGGCACGACCACGACCGTGACGATCCAGGCCGGCGCGAACGCCACCGACACGGTCGATCTGGAAATGTCCGACCTTACCACGCTTGCTGCCAGCGGCGGCGCTGCCGGTTCCTATGACGTTTCGACGGCGACGGCGGCCAATGGCCTGCTCACTTCGCTGAACACGGAACTCGAAGACATCTCGAAGGCCCGTTCGACGCTGGGTGCCGGTCAGAACCGCCTCCAGTCGGCGGTGAACAACCTGACCAGCAACGTCACGAACCTGTCGGATGCCCGCTCGCGCATTCAGGACACCGACTACTCGGCGGAAACGACGGCGCTCGCCAAGGCCCAGATCCTGAGCCAGGCTTCGACGGCGATGATCGCCCAGGCCAACCAGAGCCAGCAGAACGTTCTCTCGCTGCTTCGCTAA
- a CDS encoding sigma-54-dependent Fis family transcriptional regulator, which translates to MQHDPRKIAIALERAPHNELIRAPGGRQFTLRYVDGASEGALAALLACAAPAGTPVAADPESLSVLALAERIAASDIPVLINGPTGTGKEVLSRFIHDRSRRADKPFIAINCAAMPETMLEALLFGHQKGAFTGANAASEGFFRAADGGTLLLDEIAEMPLSLQAKLLRALQEGEVLPLGATQPVKVDVRVIACANRDLPLEVEEGRFRADLYYRLNVFPLSLGALCERPEDIAPLAFAMMLRHVPRGMNTPWISDAAIALLAQHTWPGNVRELENVVRRALLLAGDAPEILPQHVVFDRPARLVTDRNGAQAAAMPGTVTPINPAVPAAPAEIVGDDMGASGAKLSNIVQISEARAILATLEACGGSRVAAARQLGISERTLRYRLASFREAGIAVAGGRR; encoded by the coding sequence GTGCAGCATGATCCCAGAAAGATCGCGATCGCGCTAGAACGCGCACCGCACAACGAACTGATCCGCGCGCCGGGAGGCCGCCAGTTCACGCTGCGCTATGTCGATGGAGCTTCGGAAGGCGCGCTCGCCGCGCTGCTTGCCTGTGCCGCCCCCGCCGGTACGCCCGTAGCCGCCGATCCAGAAAGCCTTTCCGTCCTCGCCCTGGCCGAACGCATCGCCGCGAGCGACATCCCCGTGCTCATCAACGGCCCGACCGGAACCGGCAAGGAAGTGTTGAGCCGCTTCATCCACGATCGGTCGCGCCGCGCCGACAAGCCGTTCATCGCCATCAACTGCGCCGCCATGCCGGAAACGATGCTGGAAGCACTGCTGTTCGGCCACCAGAAGGGCGCCTTCACCGGCGCCAACGCCGCTAGCGAAGGTTTCTTCCGCGCGGCCGACGGTGGCACGCTGCTGCTCGACGAAATCGCCGAGATGCCGCTGTCGCTTCAGGCGAAGCTGCTGCGCGCCCTGCAGGAAGGCGAAGTCCTGCCGCTGGGCGCGACGCAGCCGGTCAAGGTTGACGTGCGCGTGATCGCCTGCGCCAACCGGGATCTGCCGCTGGAAGTCGAGGAAGGCCGCTTCCGCGCGGACCTTTACTACCGCCTCAACGTTTTCCCGCTGTCGCTGGGCGCGCTGTGCGAGCGCCCGGAAGATATCGCGCCGCTCGCCTTCGCGATGATGCTGCGCCACGTTCCGCGCGGCATGAACACGCCGTGGATTTCCGATGCCGCGATCGCGCTGCTGGCCCAGCACACCTGGCCGGGCAACGTCCGCGAACTGGAAAACGTGGTGCGCCGCGCGCTGCTTCTGGCGGGCGACGCGCCGGAAATCCTGCCGCAGCACGTCGTGTTCGATCGCCCTGCCCGCCTGGTCACCGACCGCAACGGCGCGCAGGCCGCAGCGATGCCAGGCACGGTAACGCCGATCAACCCGGCAGTACCAGCCGCGCCCGCCGAAATCGTCGGCGACGACATGGGCGCGTCCGGAGCCAAGCTTTCCAACATCGTTCAGATTTCCGAAGCGCGGGCAATCCTGGCCACGCTCGAGGCCTGCGGCGGCAGCCGCGTGGCCGCGGCACGCCAGCTCGGCATTTCGGAACGCACGCTACGCTATCGCCTTGCCAGCTTCCGTGAAGCCGGCATCGCAGTCGCTGGAGGTCGTCGATGA
- the fliE gene encoding flagellar hook-basal body complex protein FliE, producing MSGINGIGGSAAGVQQIIALRQQIIDRSNLLQQIHKPDAAASGAAETQSSGPAGGFTEALKSALDSVSATQNKAEAVSEAYERGEVTDVAKVMLARQEAGVAFEATLQVRNRLLSAYQDIMRMGV from the coding sequence ATGAGTGGTATCAACGGAATCGGCGGAAGTGCCGCCGGGGTGCAGCAGATCATCGCGCTGCGTCAGCAGATCATTGATCGTTCCAACCTGCTTCAGCAGATCCACAAGCCCGATGCAGCCGCATCGGGCGCGGCCGAGACCCAGAGCAGTGGTCCGGCCGGCGGTTTCACCGAAGCACTCAAGTCCGCGCTCGACAGCGTCAGCGCCACGCAGAACAAGGCGGAAGCGGTCAGCGAAGCCTATGAACGTGGCGAAGTGACCGATGTCGCGAAGGTCATGCTCGCCCGACAGGAAGCCGGCGTCGCCTTCGAAGCCACGCTCCAAGTTCGCAACCGCCTGCTGTCCGCCTACCAGGACATCATGCGGATGGGGGTCTGA
- the fliF gene encoding flagellar basal-body MS-ring/collar protein FliF: MSDLVPAVAGGSSPSVLTPLTDPALGGASARLRAFMGQTSVRRALPWFAGMSAAGLAGVLWMTMAPAPQRMLYSQLSDNERAQVVAALDKASIPYTIDNSTGAITVPESDLYKARMVAASDGAIAAPETGQQMIDKLPMGASRTLEGQRLQAARERELELTMMEIDGVEAVRVHLAEPEKSVFVRDNVAPSASVMVKLARGRQLSDSQVSAIVNLMAGSVPGLSVDSVKVIDQHGRLLSAAKAGDSDRIEIQGRMEDKLRQQVSQLLTPMLGDGNFSSEIQVDLDMDQVTSARESYDKQGAVRTESQSASQSAGAAGAIGVPGVLSNTPPPATTAQPGAPQGTPAQGAQAANGQAPGTPGTPGTPATPPANGESSSTRTYELGREVAVSNVAPGKIKRLSVAVAVSQEAMAKAKPADIEQIKQLVSAAVGADQTRGDQVAVAIRSFKPAVVEAPKFYETPWFATILRNAVALLAVLLVLLLGVRPLIKALKRDTAASKRNKAENDDEEAAEDGEGAVSAPKPLVAKADLRPAQDASTGVVDTELLSRQVGIAQRLVKEKPDSAVAALRQMLKENTEEAV, from the coding sequence ATGAGTGACCTTGTTCCCGCTGTCGCCGGTGGCAGTAGCCCTTCGGTGCTGACGCCGCTGACAGATCCCGCGCTCGGCGGCGCTTCGGCGCGGCTGCGCGCCTTCATGGGCCAGACGTCGGTTCGCCGCGCCCTGCCCTGGTTTGCCGGCATGTCGGCAGCCGGGCTTGCCGGCGTGCTGTGGATGACCATGGCCCCTGCCCCGCAGCGGATGCTCTATTCGCAGCTTTCCGACAACGAACGCGCCCAGGTGGTCGCCGCGCTCGACAAGGCGTCGATCCCCTACACAATCGACAATTCGACCGGCGCGATCACCGTGCCGGAAAGCGATCTCTACAAGGCGCGCATGGTCGCCGCCTCGGACGGCGCGATCGCCGCGCCCGAAACCGGGCAGCAGATGATCGACAAGCTGCCGATGGGCGCAAGCCGCACATTGGAAGGCCAGCGCCTTCAGGCCGCGCGCGAGCGCGAGCTGGAACTGACGATGATGGAAATCGACGGCGTGGAAGCCGTGCGCGTCCATCTTGCCGAACCGGAAAAGTCGGTGTTCGTGCGCGACAACGTCGCGCCTTCGGCATCGGTGATGGTCAAGCTTGCCCGTGGCCGCCAGCTTTCCGACAGCCAGGTTTCGGCGATCGTCAACCTGATGGCGGGATCGGTGCCGGGCCTGTCGGTCGATTCCGTGAAAGTGATCGACCAGCACGGCCGTCTGCTGTCCGCCGCCAAGGCCGGCGACAGCGATCGCATCGAAATCCAGGGCCGCATGGAGGACAAGCTCCGTCAGCAGGTTTCCCAGTTGCTGACCCCGATGCTGGGCGATGGCAACTTTTCGAGCGAGATCCAGGTCGATCTGGACATGGATCAGGTGACCTCGGCCCGCGAAAGCTATGACAAACAGGGCGCGGTCCGCACGGAATCGCAGTCCGCTTCCCAGTCGGCCGGAGCGGCCGGCGCGATCGGGGTGCCCGGTGTGCTGTCGAACACGCCGCCGCCGGCGACCACCGCCCAGCCTGGCGCGCCGCAAGGCACGCCGGCACAGGGAGCGCAGGCCGCCAACGGCCAGGCGCCGGGAACTCCGGGTACGCCCGGAACGCCCGCCACGCCGCCCGCCAATGGCGAAAGCTCGTCCACGCGCACCTACGAACTGGGCCGCGAAGTGGCCGTGTCCAACGTGGCGCCGGGCAAGATCAAGCGCCTGTCGGTTGCCGTGGCCGTGAGCCAGGAGGCGATGGCCAAGGCCAAGCCCGCCGATATCGAACAGATCAAGCAGCTCGTCAGCGCCGCCGTTGGCGCGGACCAGACGCGCGGAGACCAGGTCGCCGTTGCCATCCGCAGCTTCAAGCCGGCGGTTGTCGAAGCGCCCAAGTTCTACGAAACGCCGTGGTTCGCCACGATCCTGCGCAATGCCGTTGCCCTGCTCGCGGTGCTGCTGGTGCTGCTGCTGGGCGTGCGCCCGCTGATCAAGGCGCTGAAGCGTGATACGGCCGCATCGAAGCGCAACAAGGCTGAAAACGACGACGAAGAGGCAGCGGAGGATGGCGAAGGCGCCGTTTCCGCCCCCAAGCCGCTGGTCGCCAAGGCCGATCTGCGCCCGGCGCAGGACGCCTCCACGGGCGTCGTCGATACCGAATTGCTGAGCCGCCAGGTTGGCATCGCCCAGCGGCTGGTGAAGGAAAAGCCTGACAGCGCCGTTGCCGCCCTGCGCCAGATGCTGAAGGAAAACACGGAGGAAGCGGTATGA
- the fliG gene encoding flagellar motor switch protein FliG codes for MSDLSPISGAERAAVMVMLLEDEQAAEILGQLEPEELRTLGEKMCALGEIGPMAIAQAITGFVERTERLGLTAHDRIGQVRSLMTRAVGEIKAESLMQRITPADLPRTSPLELARWLTPQVLTPLIRDEHPQAIAVLLVQLDPEVAAAVLHALPDNIQPQVVHRIATLGPVSPDAIAMLEQMLNRRIGECHGQSVMTMGGPREAADIINAAARAVEKRVMPEINKIDKQLAKQIENEMFKFEHLFVLDSKSMGSLLREVDSDTLIAALKGIPDTQREVFFDAMSSRAADGVRDEINERGRMKMAEVIEAQKAMVTAARRLAAEGVIVFGASDDDYV; via the coding sequence ATGAGCGACCTGTCTCCCATCAGCGGCGCCGAACGCGCCGCGGTGATGGTCATGCTGCTTGAGGACGAGCAGGCCGCCGAAATCCTCGGTCAGCTTGAACCGGAAGAGCTGCGGACGCTGGGCGAGAAGATGTGCGCGCTGGGCGAGATCGGCCCGATGGCGATCGCGCAGGCGATCACCGGCTTCGTCGAACGCACTGAACGGCTTGGCCTGACCGCGCACGACCGCATCGGCCAGGTCCGTTCGCTGATGACCCGCGCCGTGGGCGAGATCAAGGCGGAAAGCCTGATGCAGCGCATCACGCCGGCCGACCTGCCGCGCACCTCGCCGCTGGAACTCGCGCGCTGGCTGACGCCCCAGGTGCTGACCCCACTGATCCGCGACGAACACCCGCAGGCGATCGCGGTGCTGCTGGTGCAGCTCGATCCGGAAGTGGCCGCTGCCGTGCTGCACGCGCTGCCGGACAACATCCAGCCGCAGGTCGTGCACCGCATCGCCACGCTGGGGCCGGTTTCGCCGGATGCCATCGCGATGCTCGAACAGATGCTCAACCGCCGCATCGGCGAATGCCATGGCCAGTCGGTGATGACGATGGGCGGGCCGCGCGAAGCGGCCGACATTATCAACGCCGCCGCGCGCGCCGTCGAAAAGCGCGTGATGCCCGAGATCAACAAGATCGACAAACAGCTCGCCAAGCAGATCGAGAACGAGATGTTCAAGTTCGAGCACCTGTTCGTGCTCGACAGCAAGTCGATGGGTTCGCTGCTGCGCGAAGTGGACAGCGACACGCTGATCGCCGCGCTGAAGGGCATTCCGGACACGCAACGCGAGGTGTTCTTCGACGCCATGTCCTCGCGCGCCGCCGATGGTGTGCGCGACGAGATCAACGAACGCGGCCGCATGAAGATGGCCGAAGTGATCGAGGCGCAGAAGGCCATGGTCACCGCCGCGCGCCGGCTTGCCGCCGAAGGCGTGATCGTGTTCGGCGCGAGCGACGACGATTATGTCTGA
- a CDS encoding FliH/SctL family protein, producing the protein MSEPTRAVALSALTERRVGFAPDKRFVGGGRMEVSPLARRAQTPPAPVVEHVPEPEPENPVTRAFADGYAKGHAEGRGAAEAEAAIADATRHRIEMAMTRMDGEQLALLHERLRETVLALCQSVLDEAAIAPDRLTERVKIAAGMLARAQDARIVRLHPEDLALVAHNLPEDWHFEPDPALERGSIRVEGAQGGVEDGPEQWRIALQEALRAC; encoded by the coding sequence ATGTCTGAGCCGACCCGCGCGGTTGCGCTTTCCGCATTGACGGAACGGCGCGTCGGCTTTGCCCCGGACAAGCGCTTCGTGGGCGGCGGCCGCATGGAAGTATCGCCGCTGGCGCGTCGAGCCCAAACGCCGCCTGCCCCGGTTGTCGAGCATGTCCCTGAACCGGAGCCTGAAAATCCGGTCACCCGCGCTTTCGCGGATGGCTATGCCAAGGGCCACGCCGAGGGACGCGGCGCCGCCGAAGCCGAAGCGGCGATCGCGGACGCCACGCGCCACCGGATCGAAATGGCCATGACGCGGATGGACGGTGAACAGCTTGCGCTGCTGCACGAACGGCTGCGCGAAACGGTTCTCGCCTTGTGCCAGTCCGTGCTGGACGAAGCCGCCATCGCGCCCGACCGGCTTACCGAACGCGTGAAGATCGCCGCCGGAATGCTCGCGCGCGCGCAGGACGCGCGTATCGTCAGACTGCATCCCGAGGATCTTGCACTGGTTGCCCATAACCTGCCCGAAGACTGGCACTTCGAACCTGATCCCGCCCTCGAACGCGGCTCCATCCGCGTGGAAGGCGCGCAGGGTGGCGTCGAGGACGGGCCGGAACAGTGGCGCATCGCTTTGCAGGAGGCGCTTCGCGCATGTTGA
- a CDS encoding FliI/YscN family ATPase has translation MLHRFAAAEPDLAPARYGLLTACDGGMLEVTGLSVPIGTQCRIMHGRGSLAAEVIGFRNGNTLMMLLGDPVLLRPGSRVKPEGRPGMLPVGEAFLGRAVDGEGKPIDGGAPIVAQKEWPSGGVRAGALDRSPVRQTFDTGVRALNAITTFGVGQRIGIMAGSGVGKSVLLDMVAHGAEAEIVIVGLIGERAREVSDFVERHMNGEKRSRSVVVAVPADHAPNLRIRGALLATSLAEYFRAQGKRVLLIMDSLTRVAHAGREIALLLGEPGAARGYPPSALATITKLVERAGNSAASGGSITGLYTVLADGDNQDDPVVDTARSILDGHVVLSRDLAQRGQYPAIDIAASLSRVMNDITAPRHQKLARDFRALIASYEANRDLVLMGAYRSGADPQLDRAIAMHDELTQFLCQPAPEIVPLDASVAALTKLLDHEG, from the coding sequence ATGCTCCACCGTTTCGCCGCGGCGGAGCCGGACCTGGCGCCGGCGCGCTATGGCCTGCTGACGGCCTGTGATGGCGGCATGCTGGAAGTGACCGGCCTTTCCGTACCGATCGGCACCCAGTGCCGGATCATGCACGGGCGCGGTTCGCTGGCGGCCGAAGTCATTGGCTTCCGCAACGGCAATACCCTGATGATGCTGCTCGGCGATCCCGTGCTGCTGCGCCCCGGATCGCGTGTGAAACCCGAAGGCCGCCCCGGCATGTTGCCGGTGGGCGAAGCCTTCCTGGGGCGCGCGGTCGATGGCGAAGGCAAGCCGATCGACGGCGGCGCCCCGATCGTCGCGCAGAAGGAGTGGCCTTCTGGAGGCGTCCGCGCCGGCGCGCTGGATCGCAGCCCCGTCCGCCAGACTTTCGATACCGGCGTTCGGGCGCTCAATGCCATCACCACGTTCGGGGTCGGCCAGCGCATTGGCATCATGGCCGGTTCCGGCGTCGGCAAATCGGTCCTGCTCGACATGGTCGCGCACGGGGCCGAGGCGGAAATCGTCATCGTCGGCCTGATCGGCGAGCGCGCGCGCGAAGTGTCCGATTTCGTCGAACGCCACATGAATGGCGAGAAGCGGTCGCGCAGCGTCGTGGTGGCCGTTCCGGCGGATCACGCGCCGAACCTGCGCATTCGCGGGGCGTTGCTCGCCACCAGCCTGGCCGAATACTTCCGCGCGCAAGGCAAGCGCGTTCTGCTCATCATGGACAGCCTGACCCGCGTGGCCCACGCCGGGCGCGAGATCGCGCTCTTGCTGGGTGAACCCGGCGCGGCGCGCGGCTATCCGCCGTCCGCGCTGGCGACGATCACCAAGCTGGTCGAACGCGCAGGCAACTCCGCTGCCAGTGGCGGTTCGATCACCGGCCTCTACACAGTGCTGGCGGATGGCGACAACCAGGACGATCCGGTGGTCGATACCGCCCGCTCGATCCTCGATGGCCACGTCGTGCTCTCACGCGACCTCGCGCAGCGCGGGCAATATCCGGCCATCGACATCGCCGCCTCGCTCAGCCGCGTGATGAACGACATCACCGCGCCGCGACACCAGAAGCTGGCGCGCGATTTCCGTGCCCTGATCGCCAGTTACGAAGCCAATCGCGATCTTGTGCTGATGGGAGCCTATCGATCGGGCGCGGACCCGCAGCTCGATCGGGCCATCGCCATGCATGACGAGCTGACGCAGTTCCTGTGCCAGCCGGCGCCCGAAATCGTCCCGCTCGATGCGAGCGTCGCCGCGTTGACCAAGCTGCTGGACCATGAAGGCTGA